AAGGTGCACCGCTTGGAGTGCCTTTGCGGGCCAGGTGCTGCGTCTTCCGCCAAGCCCTGCCCCCCAGGGGCGCAGAAAAACGCGCAAAACATGGCCGTTTTTTGTGCTTCCGCGTCTGATGCGCAAATGTTACGCTATGGTGCAGACCTGCGCCGCTTTATGGCTTGGCTGGAAGAGCACGCTGGACGAGCCTTCCAGCCAGACCTGGTCCAGCCCGAACACTTGCGCGCCTACCGCGAATACCTGCAACGCGATCGGGGCCGCAAACCCACCTCCATCGCGCGCCAACTGGCGGCGCTCTCTCAGTTTTTCCAATGGGCCATGGAGCAGGGGATATGCACCAGCAATCCCGTGGCTCAAATCAAAATCCCCCGACAGCAGCGCCTGGCTCCCCGCTGGCTCAGCCGAAAAGAACAACGCGCTTTGTTGCGGGTGGTCGAAAGGGATTTGTTCCTGGCACACACCTTTTACACCCGCCGACAGGTGACCCGGCGCCGGGATGCGGCCATGGTGCTGCTGCTGTTTCACACCGGGTTGCGGGTGGGGGAACTGGTTCACCTGCAATTGGAAGACCTGGACCTCAAGGGACGGAGCGGCTGGCTGGAAGTTCGGGCCGGCAAGGGGCGCAAATCCCGCACCGTGCCTCTCAACGCCGCCGCCCGCCAGGCGCTGCAAGCCTGGCTGCAGGTCCGGCCGGAAACTCCCTCCCGTTTTGTGTTCGTGGTGGTGGAGCGCCAACACCATGGTCCGATTTCGATTCGGTCGGTGCAGCGGGCCATCGCCCGCTACGGGCGCCTGGCCGGGTTGGCCCACCTGACCCCACATACGCTCCGGCACACCTTCGCC
This DNA window, taken from Anaerolineae bacterium, encodes the following:
- a CDS encoding tyrosine-type recombinase/integrase produces the protein MLRYGADLRRFMAWLEEHAGRAFQPDLVQPEHLRAYREYLQRDRGRKPTSIARQLAALSQFFQWAMEQGICTSNPVAQIKIPRQQRLAPRWLSRKEQRALLRVVERDLFLAHTFYTRRQVTRRRDAAMVLLLFHTGLRVGELVHLQLEDLDLKGRSGWLEVRAGKGRKSRTVPLNAAARQALQAWLQVRPETPSRFVFVVVERQHHGPISIRSVQRAIARYGRLAGLAHLTPHTLRHTFAKNLVDAGVSLEKIAALLGHSNLNTTRIYITPNFADLQQAVESLAR